Proteins co-encoded in one Sebastes umbrosus isolate fSebUmb1 chromosome 20, fSebUmb1.pri, whole genome shotgun sequence genomic window:
- the LOC119479862 gene encoding monocarboxylate transporter 9-like, translating to MTPPDPQPPAPGPPAAQPPAPQPPAPGPPAAQPPAPQPPVPGPPAAQPPAPQPPTPQPPAPGPPAAQPPAPQPPPPAPGPPAAQPPALDGGYGWVVLASSFLALLLGYGSPQSVGVLYPEWLLTFREGKAMTAWVGSLVVGIGLILGPVCGVCLVNFGVRPITIFSGVMVAGGLMLSAFAPNIPFLIFSYGVVVGVGLGLLYAATVTVTCLYFDKKRGLALGIMTTGASVGGVLYAELQKELIDLFGLDGCLLVVGALALNMVACAGFMRPLTPPGYYLKQRAAVLQQLQEEEEDEASNQKPSSTDPVITMETKDPLTHTHTHTHTHSHTHTHTHTHTHTLTHTHTHTHTHTHTHTHTITMNNNQFGLLKLVFCLFRCLSSMLSLLQDQVLAALCVCLFLFSLGRSPSPSSPSPSSSPPSSPSSPPSPSSPSSPSPSSPSPSSSISECVSYLDLQVLSVVLGFMTGNWALTPYVTSQVVGVEKLAEAHGMLMFFGGVGTMLGPPVVGCFYDFSQSYDVAFYLSGGCMMTGSLVLFLAAILPRPETPPPPPEAELISCTVTTATDAGSRS from the exons ATGACCCCCCCGGACCCACAGCCCCCGGCTCCCGGTCCTCCTGCTGCCCAGCCCCCGGCCCCCCAACCCCCGGCTCCCGGCCCTCCTGCTGCCCAGCCCCCGGCCCCCCAACCCCCGGTTCCCGGCCCTCCTGCTGCCCAGCCCCCGGCCCCCCAGCCCCCGACCCCCCAACCCCCGGCTCCCGGCCCTCCTGCTGCCCAGCCCCCGGCCCCCCAACCCCCG CCCCCGGCTCCCGGTCCTCCTGCTGCCCAGCCCCCGGCCCTGGATGGCGGGTATGGCTGGGTGGTCTTGGCATCCAGCTTCCTGGCTCTGCTGTTAGGGTACGGCTCTCCTCAGTCGGTGGGCGTCCTCTACCCCGAGTGGCTGCTCACCTTCAGGGAGGGGAAGGCCATGACGGCGTGGGTTGGCTCACTGGTGGTCGGAATCGGACTCATACTGG gTCCTGTCTGCGGCGTTTGTCTGGTGAATTTCGGCGTTCGGCCCATCACCATCTTCAGCGGTGTGATGGTGGCGGGGGGGTTGATGCTCAGCGCCTTCGCCCCCAACATCCCCTTCCTCATCTTCTCCTACGGCGTTGTTGTTG gtGTCGGCCTCGGTCTGCTGTACGCCGCCACCGTCACCGTCACCTGTCTGTACTTTGACAAGAAGAGAGGCCTGGCGCTGGGAATAATGACCACAG GTGCGAGCGTGGGCGGCGTCCTGTACGCCGAGCTGCAGAAGGAGCTCATCGACCTGTTCGGTCTGGACGGCTGCCTGCTGGTCGTCGGGGCGTTGGCGCTCAACATGGTGGCGTGTGCCGGCTTCATGCGACCTTTGACCCCGCCCGGGTACTACCTCAAACAGCGCGCCGCCGTCCTGCAGCAgcttcaggaggaggaggaggacgaggcgtCCAATCAGAAGCCTTCATCCACAGATCCAGTCATCACCATGGAAACCAAGGACCCGctg acacacacacacacacacacacacacacactcacacacacacacacacacacacacacacacacacacactcacacacacacacacacacacacacacacacacacacacacacacacacacaataacgaTGAACAATAATCAGTTTGGATTATTAAAACTGGTCTTCTGTCTCTTCAGGTGTTTGTCCTCCATGTTGTCTCTCCTTCAGGACCAAGTCCTCGCGGCGTTGTgcgtctgtctcttcctcttcagcctCGGTAggtctccttctccttcttctccttctccttcttcttctcctccttcttctccttcttctcctccttctccttcttctccttcttctccttctccttcttctccttctccttcttcttct atcagtgaatgtgt ctcGTACCTGGACCTCCAGGTGCTGTCGGTGGTTCTGGGCTTCATGACGGGGAACTGGGCTCTGACGCCGTACGTCACCAGTCAGGTGGTCGGCGTGGAGAAGCTCGCCGAGGCTCACGGGATGCTCATGTTCTTCGGAGGCGTCGGCACCATGCTGGGTCCTCCGGTCGTAG GTTGTTTCTACGACTTCAGTCAGTCCTACGACGTCGCCTTCTACCTCAGCGGCGGCTGCATGATGACTGGCagcctcgtcctcttcctcgcCGCCATCCTGCCGCGACCTgaaacccctcctcctcctcctgaggcTGAGCTCATCAGCTGTACGGTCACCACGGCAACAGATGCCGGATCCAGGAGCTGA
- the LOC119480049 gene encoding leukocyte cell-derived chemotaxin-2-like yields MRRVVVLLAVLCVCDGVKFGQLCGGNSDNSRRGSDSWGQGHYGAGRGTRDHKGLDIVCNDGSVVYAPFDVTLNRKVIVYTDPAKAAINNGINLSGGGLCFKLFYVQPDRTSGSVRKGERIGVMLPMQSVYPGITSHVHVQMCDRSDPTPYF; encoded by the exons ATGAGACGTGTCGTCGTTCTGCTGG ctgtgttgtgtgtgtgtgacggggTGAAGTTCGGACAGCTGTGCGGCGGGAACTCGGACAACAGCAGGAGGGGGTCGGACAGCTGGGGACAGGGACACTACGGAGCCGGACG GGGGACGAGGGACCACAAAGGTCTGGACATCGTGTGCAACGACGGCTCCGTCGTCTACGCTCCGTTTGACGTGACTCTCAACAGGAAGGTCATCGTCTACACCGACCCCGCGAAGGCCGCCATCAACAACGGCATCAACCTGAGCGGCGGAG GTCTGTGCTTTAAGCTGTTCTACGTTCAGCCGGACCGGACCTCGGGCTCGGTGAGGAAGGGCGAGCGGATTGGCGTCATGCTGCCGATGCAGAGCGTTTATCCAGGAATCACCTCACACGTCCACGTCCAGATGTGCGACCGGAGCGACCCGACGCCGTACTTCTGA
- the bbs1 gene encoding Bardet-Biedl syndrome 1 protein codes for MSSVESSGDGGKWLDAHYDPVAGLYTFSSCVDLADLSGDGESRLVVGDLGSGSSGMKLKVYRGTALMSESTLLDLPSGLVAFFMDLHEPRIPAVAVASGPCIYVYKNLRPYFKFTLPGLEVNTLEQDVWQQAREGQIDPLTLKEMLESIRKKADVPLSVRSLRFLSLETTDMDEFVQLHKQQPIRRQTVITCIGTLKKSTADEDGVSCLVIGTESSDVFVLDPEAFIILSKMSLPAAPTMMDVTGQFDVEFRITVACRNGNIYILRRESDKPKYCIELSCHPVGLVRVGKNVVVGCTDESLQGFTQKGKKLWKAVLPAPITTLAAMDLPTRGFQAVLVGLANCEVQLYRDKNLLSTIKTPDVVTSICFGRYGREDGTLIMTTKGGGLMVKILKRTAAFDDRDSTPGPPLAQSVRLNVPKKTKLYVDQTLRERENGLAMHRAFQMDLSRLRLAAAKAYVKALESSLTPMSSSLSEPLKMNAVVQGLGPSFKLTLNVQNTAACRPVMNLAISFLYDESLYRMRNPFMRIPLLVPGLIYPVETFVECTSDKGISDIIKVFVLHEGKSSPLLTAHINMPVSEGLTLN; via the exons ATGTCTTCTGTGGAGTCCAGCGGTGACGGTGGGAAGTGGCTGGACGCCCACTACGACCCGGTGGCGGGCCTGTACACCTTCTCGTCCTGCGTGGACCTGGCGGACCTGAGCGGGGACGGGGAGAGCCGGCTGGTGGTGGGCGACCTGGGCTCGGGCTCGTCGGGCATGAAGCTGAAGGTGTACCGCGGCACGGCGCTGATGAGCGAGAGCACGCTGCTGGACCTGCCATCCGGCCTCGTCGCCTTCTTCATGGACCTGCACGAGCCGCGCATCCCCGCCGTCGCCGTGGCGTCCGGACCCTGCATCTACGTCTACAAGAACCTGCGGCCGTACTTCAAGTTCACGCTGCCGGGCCTGGAGGTCAACACGCTGGAGCAG gaCGTGTGGCAGCAGGCGAGGGAAGGTCAGATCGACCCTCTGACCCTGAAGGAGATGCTGGAGAGCATCAGGAAGAAGGCCGACGTCCCGCTGTCCGTCCGCTCGCTCAGGTTCCTGTCGCTGGAGACAACCGACATGGACGAGTTCGTCCAGCTGCACaaacagcagccaatcagacgcCAG ACCGTCATCACCTGCATCGGGACCCTGAAGAAGAGCACAGCGGATGAGGACGGCGTCAGCTGTCTGGTGATCGGGACGGAGAGCAGCGACGTCTTCGTCCTCGACCCCGAAGCCTTCATCATCCTCTCCAAA ATGTCGCTGCCGGCTGCTCCCACCATGATGGACGTGACGGGTCAGTTTGACGTGGAGTTTCGCATCACGGTGGCATGTCGCAACGGCAACATCTACATCCTGCGCAG GGAGTCGGACAAACCCAAGTACTGCATCGAGCTGTCGTGTCACCCGGTCGGTCTGGTGAGAGTCGGGAAGAACGTGGTGGTCGGCTGCACCGACGAGAGCCTGCAGGGCTTCACCCAGAAG GGGAAGAAGCTGTGGAAGGCCGTCCTCCCCGCTCCCATCACCACCTTGGCCGCCATGGACCTCCCCACCAGGGGCTTCCAGGCGGTTCTGGTGGGCCTGGCCAACTGTGAGGTCCAGCTGTACCGGGACAAGAACCTGCTGAGCACCATCAAGACGCCCGACGTGGTCACCAGCATCTGCTTCGGCCGGTACGGCCGCGAGGACGGGACCCTCATCATGACCACCAAGGGAGGCGGCCTGATGGTGAAGATCCTGAAGAGGACGGCGGCCTTCGACGACAGGGACAGCACTCCCGGGCCGCCGCTGGCCCAGAGTGTCCGCCTCAACGTGCCCAAGAAGACCAAGCTGTACGTGGACCAGACGCTGAGGGAGCGCGAGAACGGTCTGGCCATGCACCGCGCCTTCCAGATGGACCTGAGCCGCCTGCGCCTGGCCGCCGCCAAAGCCTACGTGAAGGCGCTGGAGTCCAGCCTGACGCCGATGTCCTCCAGCCTCAGCGAGCCGCTCAAGATGAACGCCGTGGTGCAGGGCCTGGGCCCGTCCTTCAAACTGACCCTGAACGTCCAGAACACAGCGGCGTGCCGGCCCGTCATGAACCTGGCCATCAGCTTCCTGTACGACGAGAGCCTGTACAGGATGAGGAACCCGTTCATGAGGATCCCGCTGCTGGTGCCCGGACTCATCTACCCCGTCGAGACCTTCGTGGAGTGCACCAGCGACAAGGGCATCTCTGACATCATCAAGGTGTTCGTCCTGCACGAGGGGAAGAGCTCGCCGCTGCTGACCGCCCATATCAACATGCCCGTCAGCGAGGGACTGACGCTCAACTGA